GCGTCCCGGCATCGTGATCGGAAAGAAGGGCGCCGAGATCGAGAAGCTCAAAGGCGAGCTCAACAACCTCACCGGCCGTGACTGCTTCATCAACATCCACGAAGTGCGTCGCCCGGACATCGACGCGCAGCTGGTGGCGGAGAACGTCGCTCTCCAGCTCGAGCGCCGGGTCGCCTTCCGCCGCGCCATGAAGGAGGCCGTCGCGCGCGCGATGCGCATGGGCGCCCTCGGTATCCGCATCCAGTCGTCGGGTCGCCTCGGCGGCGCGGAGATCGCGCGTCGCGAGTGGTATCGCGAGGGCCGCGTGCCGCTGCACACGCTCCGCGCCGAGATCGGGTACGGGCTCGCTCAGGCCTACACCACGTACGGCGTCATTGGCGTGAAGGTGTGGATCTTCCGCGGTGAGGTCATCACGCGTCAGGAAGAAGAGCAGCGCCAGGCCGTCGGCGCTTCGTAGGGTCGGACCATGCTCGCACCGAAG
The Deltaproteobacteria bacterium DNA segment above includes these coding regions:
- the rpsC gene encoding 30S ribosomal protein S3, with amino-acid sequence MGQKVHPRGFRLGVIEGWDSKWYAGRDYASLLHEDIRIRQFIKRRLYHAGIAKVEIERAANKAKINVHTARPGIVIGKKGAEIEKLKGELNNLTGRDCFINIHEVRRPDIDAQLVAENVALQLERRVAFRRAMKEAVARAMRMGALGIRIQSSGRLGGAEIARREWYREGRVPLHTLRAEIGYGLAQAYTTYGVIGVKVWIFRGEVITRQEEEQRQAVGAS